In the Colletotrichum higginsianum IMI 349063 chromosome 7 map unlocalized unitig_7, whole genome shotgun sequence genome, one interval contains:
- a CDS encoding WD repeat domain-containing protein, producing MDDSEGTRTSRSPSMGPAGTYQFEAEDMDDDDIYDPDFEDEPDEDDGEDDDEFHDADDGGDRGVEVEVFMGAGDEDEDEGEDEEGAASETTIARIMALICTLRRNGLCSYGLAGAAGNGTGFLTRAQLLGLIQSGEVTLRHNVNDEDDEDDDEDIAWGRRRRRPRPREPSRFPKVPSDEGTKLMHSGAFGVNEQRVTKKKQLARRILDRELGLGDGRDRKQNQDLMAQGMIPSTNAEMIIHYDDPVYSGQFSDDGNFFYACGHDFKVRMYDTSNPYNWKYYKTVNYPWGQWTLTDASLSPDNRWLAYTSIQSNVCLAPTDPNDTGDPYTLDLAERSAGTQHAGWRSRHSFGIWSVRFSGDGRELVAGTNMQSIVVYDIESRTVLHNVVGHEDDVNAVCFADKSSPHILYSGSDDATIKVWDRRSMGDGRPAGAFVGHVEGLTYIDSKGDGRYILSNGKDQTMKLWDLRMVMSSSKFDEVNPTRLTSNSDFDYRWGTYRDEDWFPHPNDNSLVTFRGHRVMRTLIRCHFSPPSSTNSRYVYSGSQDGKVYIWNLDATLAGTIDVRKTTKNSRPLERRYRIYHGNDFPGWNTCVRDVSWHPNAPVLVASAWNGFNMAHGTCTLHSYNEADEDEAEPPMGRSVDEKLRPVGEGFQL from the exons ATGGACGACTCTGAGGGAACCAGGACTTCAAGGTCGCCGTCTATGGGTCCCGCCGGGACATACCAGTTTGAAGCTGaggacatggacgacgacgatatTTACGATCCTGACTTTGAAGACGAGCcagatgaagacgatggagaggacgatgacgagtTTCACG atgccgatgatggtggcgaccgcggcgtcgaAGTCGAGGTGTTCATGGGTGctggcgacgaagacgaggacgaaggcgaagacgaggaaggcGCGGCATCAGAGACCACCATCGCGAGGATAATGGCCCTGATCTGTACGTTGCGCCGTAATGGTCTCTGCTCATACGGCCTTG CCGGTGCTGCAGGAAATGGCACGGGTTTTCTCACGCGGGCTCAGTTGTTAGGCTTGATTCAGAGCGGCGAAGTGACCTTACGCCACAACGTCaacgatgaagacgacgaagatgacgacgaagacattgcttggggaagaagacgaagacggcctcgcccCAGAGAGCCCAGTCGATTCCCCAAAGTGCCAAGCGACGAGGGCACGAAACTGATGCACTCAGGTGCCTTCGGCGTAAATGAACAGCGCGTCACCAAAAAGAAACAGTTGGCGCGGAGGATTCTCGATCGCGAACTTGGCTTGGGCGATGGAAGGGACCGAAAACAGAACCAAGACCTGATGGCCCAGGGCATGATACCCTCAACCAACGCTGAGATGATCATACATTACGACGACCCTGTATACTCGGGTCAGTTCTCCGATGACGGCAACTTCTTCTACGCCTGCGGCCACGATTTTAAGGTCCGTATGTACGACACGTCAAATCCGTACAACTGGAAATATTACAAAACGGTCAACTACCCTTGGGGACAGTGGACATTGACAGATGCGTCTCTCAGCCCCGACAACCGCTGGCTCGCTTACACGTCGATCCAAAGCAACGTATGTTTGGCGCCCACGGACCCGAATGACACAGGAGACCCATACACCTTGGATCTCGCAGAGCGGAGTGCGGGAACGCAGCACGCCGGGTGGCGCTCGAGGCATTCGTTCGGAATCTGGTCTGTCCGGTTCTCCGGCGACGGTCGGGAGCTCGTGGCGGGCACCAACATGCAGTCGATCGTCGTTTACGACATTGAGTCGCGCACTGTGTTGCATAACGTCGTCGGTCACGAGGACGACGTGAACGCCGTGTGTTTCGCAGACAAGTCCTCACCGCACATTCTCTACTCTGGCTCGGACGATGCCACTATCAAGGTCTGGGATCGGCGTAGCATGGGAGATGGGCGGCCGGCGGGTGCTTTCGTGGGCCACGTCGAAGGTCTGACATACATCGACAGCAAAGGTGACGGCCGCTACATCCTTAGCAACGGGAAAGACCAGACCATGAAGCTCTGGGACCTCAGGATGGTCATGTCCTCGTCCAAGTTCGACGAAGTCAACCCCACAAGATTGACCAGCAATAGTGATTTTGATTATCGATGGGGAACGTACAGAGACGAGGACTGGTTCCCGCACCCCAACGATAACTCCCTCGTCACGTTCCGTGGACACCGCGTGATGCGCACGCTGATCCGTTGTCACTTTTCGCCTCCTTCGAGCACGAACTCGCGATATGTGTACTCTGGCAGCCAGGACGGCAAGGTTTATATATGGAACTTGGACGCCACGTTGGCTGGCACCATTGATGTGAGAAAGACGACCAAGAACTCGAGGCCCCTGGAGCGGAGGTATCGTATATATCATGGCAATGACTTCCCTGGGTGGAATACCTGCGTGCGTGACGTCAGCTGGCACCCCAACGCACCGGTCCTCGTTG CATCTGCTTGGAACGGCTTCAACATGGCTCATGGAACCTGTACACTTCATTCATACAACGaagccgacgaagacgaggcggAACCTCCAATGGGCCGCAGTGTGGACGAGAAACTCCGCCCAGTCGGAGAGGGCTTCCAGTTGTAG
- a CDS encoding Tol protein — protein sequence MNVVQPSTPVRFVALSYMWESSEDAGRAQLEKANARDLESLGGLASVTLPPIISDTISLCRDLGERYLWVDRLCIVQDDEYSKPNQIDGMDRIYQSASFSIMAALDDRQGHGFPGYAGNPRRPRASLWGPARSRNVGRGIDPNGMQTVVDASLWNRRGWTFQERLLSKRRLFITEYQVLFECCRGQAAEELTWGRRPSRAGDAVDGAEEALESLEENIESGGPGTDSEAARETADDPVAATGKEKDERTPRIPGFYRRPLYHRDATIKLRDHVALANYCAWVEDYTSRRLSRSGDMLNAFAGVGNAVRKAMRTETLFGLPEVYLPQALMWSHTGPAARRDDDDDDDNGGGGGVLGVPSWSWAAWTAEGSAAGYRWAHGDARLVDTKLVRIATLVWFHMRDPPAAATTAGAKTTKGSGDGRVGKLRRLRVKERWLGTEMGMARIHGPEKLPPLQRKMGGGKVKVSAETDEKHTEMWRACPHSPWAALAHAELDPEAVSVTGNFPGALVFNTTVASLRIRRGQGARGSRGTGSGDAEILDLTGRLVGHLDGAVPKMVAGRKGARDRRRAAVDFIVISASLDGGLSERNEWAFIEGQFHEMWRFNVMLVERLPCEPFVARRLGVGYVRVSQWRECNPRWETVVLV from the coding sequence ATGAATGTTGTCCAGCCTTCGACACCAGTACGCTTCGTCGCTCTGAGTTACATGTGGGAATCCTCCGAGGACGCAGGACGCGCACAGCTCGAGAAAGCCAACGCCCGGGACCTGGagagcctcggcggcctcgcaTCCGTCACCCTGCCCCCCATCATCTCGGACACCATATCCCTCTGCAGGGACCTCGGCGAGAGATACCTTTGGGTCGACCGGCTCTGCATCGTTCAGGACGACGAGTACTCGAAGCCCAACCAGATCGATGGCATGGACCGTATCTACCAgtccgcctccttctccatcatGGCTGCGCTGGACGACCGTCAGGGACACGGGTTTCCGGGATACGCCGGGAACcccaggcggccgagggcgtcgttATGGGGCCCGGCGCGCAGCCGCAACGTCGGGCGGGGAATCGATCCGAACGGGATGCAGACCGTTGTCGACGCCTCGCTGTGGAATCGGAGGGGGTGGACTTTCCAGGAGAGGCTGCTGTCCAAACGGCGGCTATTCATCACCGAGTACCAGGTTTTGTTCGAGTGCTGCCGCGGACaagccgccgaggagctcacGTGGGGTCGGCGGCCCTCGCGAGCGGGAGACGCGGTCGACGGGGCAGAAGAGGCCTTGGAGTCTCTCGAAGAGAACATCGAAAGCGGAGGACCAGGAACGGACTCCGAAGCAGCGCGAGAAACAGCAGACGATCCTGTAGCGGCAACGGGGAAAGAGAAGGATGAACGGACGCCTCGGATCCCGGGCTTCTACCGCCGCCCTCTCTACCACCGAGACGCCACCATCAAGCTGCGGGACCACGTCGCGCTGGCCAACTACTGCGCCTGGGTCGAGGACTACACCTCGCGGCGGCTCTCCCGCAGCGGCGACATGCTCAACGCCTTCGCGGGCGTCGGCAACGCCGTCAGGAAGGCCATGCGCACCGAGACGCTCTTCGGGCTGCCGGAGGTGTACCTCCCGCAGGCCCTCATGTGGAGCCACACCGGTCCGGCGGCACGGagggacgatgacgacgacgacgacaatggtggtggcggtggtgtgCTGGGGGTTCCCAGCTGGAGCTGGGCGGCGTGGACGGCGGAGGGGAGTGCGGCGGGGTACAGATGGGCGCACGGCGACGCGAGGCTTGTGGACACGAAGCTCGTGAGGATCGCCACGCTGGTATGGTTTCACATGCGGGATCCTCCGGCGGCTGCGACAACGGCGGGGGCGAAGACAACGAAAGGGTCCGGGGACGGGCGGGTCGGTAAACTGCGCAGGCTGCGGGTGAAGGAGCGGTGGCTGGGTACAGAGATGGGGATGGCGAGGATCCACGGGCCGGAGAAGCTGCCTCCACTGCAGCGGAAGATGGGCGGAGGGAAAGTCAAGgtctcggccgagacggacgagaagCACACCGAGATGTGGCGGGCGTGTCCGCACAGCCCGTGGGCGGCGCTCGCGCACGCGGAGCTCGATCCCGAGGCCGTGTCTGTCACAGGGAACTTCCCGGGCGCACTGGTGTTCAACACGACCGTCGCTTCTCTGAGGATCAGACGGGGCCAGGGGGCTCGAGGATCCCGCGGGACGGGGTCTGGAGACGCCGAGATTCTGGACCTGACGGGGCGGCTGGTCGGGCACCTCGACGGAGCGGTCCCTAAGATGGTCGCTGGACGGAAGGGAGCTCGGGAccggaggagggcggccgtcgacttcatcgtcatcagCGCGTCGCTGGACGGCGGGCTGAGCGAGCGGAACGAGTGGGCCTTCATCGAAGGGCAGTTCCACGAGATGTGGCGGTTCAACGTCATGCTCGTGGAGCGGCTGCCGTGCGAGCCGTTCGTCGCGAGAAGGCTCGGCGTGGGATACGTGCGGGTTAGCCAGTGGAGGGAGTGTAACCCGCGGTGGGAGACTGTTGTTCTTGTCTGA
- a CDS encoding Arsenical resistance protein ArsH, with protein sequence MNGHGDINNTYAARPAVEIQPDEAYLGRNHDIAAEDDDAETRSRYRPFISAPDAPDSDDWVSSLELSTALALVDREILSRGLPRLRILVLYGSLRARSYSNLLALEGARVLHRLGCDVRIFDPAGLPLKDDVSHDHPKVQELRALSRWSDGQFWVSAEQHGAVTGLFKTQIDWIPLSQGSVRPTQGRTLCVAQVSGGSQSFNAVNTLRLLGRWMRMFVVPNQSSVPMAYTQFTPEGRMMPSSNRDRLVDCMEELVKYTVVMRPHFDLFGDRFSERKEKNEKKAAGS encoded by the coding sequence ATGAACGGCCACGGAGACATCAATAACACCTACGCCGCCCGGCCTGCTGTCGAGATCCAGCCCGACGAGGCCTACCTCGGCCGCAAccacgacatcgccgccgaggacgacgacgccgagaccCGCTCCCGCTACCGCCCCTTCATCTCGGCCCCCGACGCccccgactcggacgactGGGTCTCGAGCCTCGAGCTCTcgaccgccctcgcccttgtCGACCGCGAGATCCTCTCGCGCGGCCTGCCGCGCCTCCGCATCCTCGTGCTTTACGGCAGCCTGCGCGCCCGCTCCTACAGCaacctcctcgccctcgagggcgcccGCGTCTTGCACCGCCTGGGCTGCGACGTGCGCATCTTCGACccggccggcctgcccctcAAGGACGACGTCAGCCACGACCACCCAAAGGTGCAGGAGCTCCGCGCGCTGAGCCGGTGGAGCGACGGCCAGTTCTGGGTCAGCGCCGAGCAGCACGGCGCCGTCACCGGCCTGTTCAAGACGCAGATCGACTGGATCCCGCTGTCGCAGGGGTCCGTGAGGCCGACCCAGGGCCGCACGCTGTGCGTCGCCCAGGTCTCGGGCGGCTCGCAGAGCTtcaacgccgtcaacacGCTGCGCCTGCTGGGCCGGTGGATGAGGATGTTCGTCGTGCCGAACCAGAGCTCCGTGCCCATGGCCTACACCCAGTTCACCCCCGAGGGCAGGATGATGCCCAGCTCCAACCGGGACCGCCTGGTGGACTGTatggaggagctggtcaAGTACACCGTCGTGATGCGCCCGCACTTTGACCTGTTTGGAGACAGGTTCAGCGAGCGCAAGGAGAagaacgagaagaaggctgccGGGTCGTGA
- a CDS encoding Upf0016 domain-containing protein, with translation MRLRTRHSPLFLLLIPSLVAGLSIETKDKNGAKAVVSTDKSVDSTAGSGVKTRFGTDHAPVDGKDGMPHEGPFVDQDRDAKKEAADTDTNKKELPPLKGRPLDPTVVDGKKIPETNDGVMNDKTRQKPKEGTTGTEGGVSEKDKARKAAEGRTGEKPDNKPAAPKELPPLPHSEHEKLVNDKDAATKDKEHDHDHHTVDEIAGLEKPAGLPDKLDDKPHPLPNSAHKDHLDLPKSKGKSSSGLDDTEGVIQPFHSFVLSLTMILVSEVGDKTFLVAALMAMKHDRMVVFSAAFGALLVMTVLSAVLGHAVPTLIPKRVTSFLAAGLFFVFGAKLLREGLGMDPNEGVTAELHEVERELAEKEKAGKRRGSAVSPYALEMGLNGSRKSRSKSRFPSPPRSPSQSPPRSPSPGSGGIRGSLQGLNNLLGLLLSPAWVQTFVMTFLGEWGDRSQIATIAMAAGQDYWWVILGAMVGHCICTGAAVIGGRAIAGRVSLKVVTVGGAVAFLVFGFIYFFEAFYA, from the exons ATGAGGCTACGCACTCGACACTCCCCTctgttcctcctcctcatcccgTCCCTCGTCGCGGGTCTCAGCATCGAAACCAAGGACAAGAATGGTGCCAAAGCTGTGGTTTCGACCGACAAGTCGGTCGATTCGACCGCTGGCTCCGGTGTCAAGACCAGGTTTGGCACCGACCATGCGCCTGTCGACGGAAAGGACGGTATGCCTCACGAGGGTCCTTTCGTCGACCAGGACAGAGACGCCAAaaaggaggccgccgacacGGACACCAACAAGAAGGAGCTGCCTCCCTTGAAGGGACGCCCATTAGACCCTaccgtcgtcgatggcaAGAAGATCCCCGAGACCAACGATGGTGTCATGAACGACAAGACACGCCAGAAGCCCAAGGAGGGCACTACGGGCACCGAGGGAGGAGTCAGcgagaaggacaaggcgcgaaaggcggccgaggggagAACAGGCGAAAAGCCCGACAACAAGCCTGCGGCGCCCAAGGAGCTGCCTCCTCTGCCTCACAGCGAGCATGAGAAGCTTGTGAACGACAAGGATGCCGCCACCAAAGACAAGGAACACGACCATGATCACCACACTGTCGACGAGATCGCCGGTCTCGAG AAACCTGCAGGTCTCCCGGACAAGCTCGACGACAAGCCTCACCCTCTTCCCAACTCGGCGCACAAGGACCACTTGGACCTGCCCAAGTCCAAGGGCAAGTCATCCTCGGGTCTCGACGACACCGAGGGCGTCATCCAGCCCTTCCATTCTTTCGTTCTGTCCCTGACCATGATTCTCGTCTCCGAGGTTGGCGACAAGACGTTCCTTGTTGCTGCGCTCATGGCGATGAAGCATGACCGGATGGTTGTCTTCTCTGCTGCCTTTGGCGCGCTCTTGGTCATGACCGTTTTGTctgccgtcctcggccacgcgGTGCCTACTCTGATTCCCAAGCGCGTGACTagcttcctcgccgccggtctTTTCTTCGTGTTCGGCGCAAAGCTGCTTCGCGAAGGTCTGGGCATGGACCCCAATGAGGGTGTCACGGCCGAGCTGCACGAGGTTGAGCGagagctggccgagaaggagaaggcgggCAAGCGTCGTGGCTCCGCCGTCTCCCCCTACGCCTTGGAGATGGGTCTAAACGGCAGCAGGAAGTCTAGGTCTAAGAGCCGCTTCCCCTCGCCCCCGCGCTCTCCTTCTCAGTCCCCGCCCCGCAGCCCTTCTCCTGGCTCGGGTGGCATTAGGGGCTCTCTGCAGGGCCTGAACAAcctgctcggcctcctcctgAGCCCCGCGTGGGTGCAGACGTTTGTCATGACCTTCCTCGGCGAATGGGGCGACCGCAGCCAGATTGCCACGATCGCCATGGCCGCTGGTCAGGACTACTGGTGGGTCATCCTGGGAGCTATGGTCGGCCACTGCATTTGCACCGGCGCCGCTGTCATTGGCGGCCGTGCCATCGCAGGACGCGTTAGCCTCAAAGTTG TCACCGTCGGTGGTGCCGTTGCCTTCCTTGTATTCGGCTTCATCTACTTCTTCGAGGCTTTCTATGCGTGA
- a CDS encoding Protein transporter Sec61 subunit gamma: MSDQVKEILEVPSEFAQEGLQFMKRCTKPDKVEFLKLCQAVGVGFLIMGAVGYIVKLIHIPVNNILVGGA, encoded by the exons ATGTCCGACCAGGTTAAGGAGATCCTCGAGGTTCCCTCCGAGTTCGCCCAGGAAGGCCTCCAGTTTATGAAGCGGTGCACCAAGC CCGACAAGGTCGAGTTCCTGAAACTCTGCCAGGCCGTCGGTGTTGGTTTCCTCATCATGGGCGCTGTCGGCTACATCGTCAAGCTGATCCACATCCCCGTCAACAACATCCTCGTCGGAGGCGCATAA